TCCCTTGCATTGTTGTAGTTATTGGTCTACAGTTGTTATCATTCTATTGAAATTTGTGACAAATCCTTTCTGTCAAAGTACTTACATTTGTTTTCTACAAATAAGAGAGATATAAATGCATAAGCTTATTGAATTCATTGTCAGAACAACCCGTATACATTTGCAAAAGGATATGCCTTCATCCTGATATTAGTGTATTAGCATTTGCTTTGTGTTTCCTATGGTGACGGGTTCCATCTTACTGTGCAAAGAAATTACGGCTGCGGATAGAGGATCCTCCTAGGAGGAAGCACATGGTCTACCTGGGAGGTGCAGTACTTGCTGGAATCATGAAGGTAATTCTGCTATATCCTATATGCACTGTGCGGAATGGTATACAAGTCAGTTTGGGATAGAGAAAACAAGTTTAGGAAAGGAAGGCAATAAACACTGTCGTTTACTCATGTATCACTGTTATTACATCATTGTACTGTGCTATTTACATGCTTTGCTGCCTATGGTTCCAAACATCCAGGACGCGCCTGAGTTCTGGATCACCAGGCAGGAGTACCAGGAAGAAGGAGTAGCGTGCCTAAGGAAGTGCGGACAGGCATAATTCCATTCCAGACCATCTAGGAGCCTGCCGTCCAATCCTGAACAGAAGAAACTCACCTGATTGAAAAAAAAGGGCCAGAGCTTACCATGCCGGCCATAGGTTGATGGCAGAGTTAAGGTTACATGCTGAGAGAAGTGCTCAGCACTACATAGCTTTGTTGTTGGTGTTATGTTCTAGTCTAGCCGTCGTGAACATGATAGGCCATCCTAGGGACGGTGTGATGCTGTTAGTTAATTTGGCCTCACAGTCGTTGAGCCAGCCTCGTGGACTAAAGGTATGGTTGAGCTACACTGTGGATTTGAGATATGAGATACTACCTTGATTACTATTTGTTTCCAATTTAATCATGAAACTGACAATGTCGAGAAATAGTCGGCGTGGATCACTTCCGTCACGAGTGAAATTGAAAAAGGATCGTACTACACAAGTTACAAATAGCTGTCCCTCAGTTAGCTGCTGCTTCTAGACGACTAGACCGAGCCAGGTAAGCGTTCAGCTTGTGCTTCTCGTCGCTGACTACTTCGCCGAGCTTGTCGAGCAGGTCCATAACCCAATTTCTGTGTCTCCCGCCGCATGACCCGCCTGTACGCCTCCTGCTCCGAGCAGGGATCCGGTTGATCCTAGCCAGGTTGGAGGCGACATTATTTGAATTTTGTTAGCCAGTTCTCGTCGCTGACTACTTCGCCGAGCTTGAGTTCTCCAAATGGAGCGGATTGCTGAGACGCGCGGACCGCGGTGGAGTGGCGAGCGCAAGGTGAGGCTAAGGAGGAACGCCCCTACACTTTGTGAGAAATAAGATGAGgtatgaaaataaataaataataaaagagGATGACAAGTAGAACCGTTAACGGGTGAAATTGGCATCCATGACCTGCAATTTTTCTCTAACCAAATAAAAAAAGGGTTGGACCCATCCCTGTTAAGCAAACACTAGATGGATTTGTTCCAACCCCCAAAAAAATAGAGATACATAAATTCAATCTAACCCCACTTGATTTTCAAACCAATCACATGCTAAGAGGCTCAGTCGACTTGTCTGAATTTTGCGCACTATGAGCCAGGAAACCAATCCCTGCAGCACCAacattgttcttggttgtgacCCCTATGCAAACATCGTCAATTCACATTCAGCTCTCGACACAAAACTGAAACACAGGAAATTCCAAGGTTGATGCCACAGAAGGAAGGAAGAACATGATTCTCCAAGCCAAGACATGCAAATCAAATTACATTGCGAAAACTGAATTATTATACAAACAAAACGAAACAAATTTACAAAACAGCGCCGATTTCTACCAAACTAAGTACGGAGGGGAAAAAAGCTCAAAAACATAAAGCTGTTATTTGTGCTTAGATCCCTCTCAATCGCTGTAGCACTTGCCGTGGCTgctccccttcccctccttcctcagcttcttggcccgccgccgccggcgctcggcGTCCTCGGCCCGCCGCACGGCGCGCTCCAGCGCGTCCACGCGCTCCGCCAGCGCGCCGATCACCGCGCACTGCTGCGCGCTCCgctcgcacagcgccgccgccatctccatcACCTTCCGCGCGTccaggccgccgtcgccgccggccgccgtttCCGTGGTCCGGATCTCGGCCACCGCCTGTTCCTGGGGCCGCGGCGCGTCGGAGAGCGATGCCGGCGCCGCAGCGGGCTCCGGTTCCTCCGTCACAATCCCCAACTCGCCCGCCGCGTCCGAACCTTCCGGCTTGTCGGCGGCAACAACGTTCCCGTCGTCCTGCGCCTGCTCCGCTTCCTCCGCCTctccccgctcgccgccggctctGCCCCCGCCGACCTCCATCTCGGCAGCCGCCTTCGCTTCGATCTCGGCGCTGCGCTCCACCACATCCGGGAGCTCCGAGGCCACCGCGCTCTCGCCGGGCGTCTCGTTCGACACCCCGGACTCGTTCTCCTCAGCTGCGGCTGCGGCAACCGGCGCCGGCTTGTGTTcgagggcgtcgacggcgtcctgCAACGCGAGCACCCGCGTGGTAACCCTCCTCCGGTActcccgcgcgccgcgcacCGCGTCGAGCCGGAGCAGCATCCTCATCAGCGCCTCCCCGACGGCGCCCCGCGCCCTCGCGTCCGCGcgcagcaccgccgcctcgcgcgCGATCTTCCCCccagcctccgccgcctcccgctccACCTCGCGCACCGCCAGCACCGACCGCCTCGCCAGgaacccgcgcgccgccgcctgcaccctcaccgcggcctcctccgccgacGGCGCCCGCTTCCtcggcacctccgccgccgccgccaccccggcgGGCTCCGGGTCGGACCCGACGAAGCAGACGGGGATGGAGACCGGCCTCGACGACTCGACCCTGGGCCGCGGAGCCACGCTCACCGGCTCCGGCGCGGCGTCCGCGAAgaacccgccggcgccgcgggacGGGGcgggcggctgctgctgttggtACGGGTAGTACGGGTAGGGGTAGTGGTACGGGTCGGCGTAGTAGTAGTCGTAGGGGTCGTAGGCGAAGAACCGGCGGGACGCCATTGCTgcttctgcggcggcggcggcggcgggctccttGAGCTTTTCTTGGAACTGGGATTGCGTTCTCCGAGCTGCTGCTGTTCGAATTGCTCTGTGGTGAGAAGGGGGTGTTGTCGCGGCGCGTATATGAGGAGGACGAGGGAGAATGTTCAAGAAGGCGGTGGCGTTGTCTTGGGAATGTTCGGGAGCTTCGAATTGCTTGGAGGACGGGCCGGGGTGATCGTTGTGGGGGTTCGGGAAGCTTCTGGAAGGGCGGGGAAgaaagagggggaggaggggtcAGCGCTGACGTGTGGGTCCAAGTTTGTTTTGGTCGTCACGGGTGAGCTGTTGACCGCACCGAGGCTGCCATGGGCGTTGCGGCTTTGCGGGTTGACCGCACAGTGCAAATTGGATCAATTTTATTTTAAGCTTCACCCCTTAACACATCCTCTGTTCGCCAAAAACAAGCACCAAAATGGCTTTTGCGGGCGGAATGTTGCTGAATCACAGTCGAAACATGTAAAACGTTTGTTTTCCGGACGATAGTTGTTTTTTCAAGAACTACACAGTACAACgtagacactcacaacgcacgcacattCACACTCTTATAAACATACGTATGCAAACTGTACTCCTATGAATATCTTCGAAAACTAAGCCGGCAAATTCTCGAGGTTCACGAAGTCACCACAAGCgtctcgctgtcgacgggaacgtcgcctaccacttaaTGCGCAATGTCGTTAAATCTCATAATATTCGCTCTCATGGGGAGTCAAACCCAGAACATCAGGTACTACTGAGACTCTTGTACCACCAGACTACAAGCCCTTTCGCGGCGATAGTTGTTAATGTTAGCCGAAAGAAAACATAGTTCTTTTTGTGTTTGGTCATTTCTAGAATTTTAGTTACTTGTGTTAGTTATATACTTAAGTCCAATATAAAGATTGAGGTTCATGTCTCCTATTATCTCAAATAATAGTTGACTTTATCTTTATCAAAAATAAATtttctctaatttttttatcaaattaaAAGAAAATTGAATCAACATTGAAAATGTTGACTTAATTTCGTTGAATTCACTATGATACATGTGCATTTATTTGGCAGGTAtgttaataaaaaaattaaacttAGTCGAACAAAGTTAGAGTGAACTATTATTTTGAAAGGAGGAAATATTCACTAGTCTAGTCCACTCAAAAGTATGTTTATAGAAGAAGTGATAATCCAAAATCTTTATTTGCCTCTACTCCAATAATCACAAATATTAGCTGTTTAATTTATGTAGGATTGCAAACATCTTCTAGTGCATGTATTTATATTCCAAACATTTTTCCTAGTTAAGAGTCTATCTTATGGGCTGTGTCGACGTCGAAAGAGAATTTATTTGTTGGTAAATGGAAAATGATGGGATGAGAACAAAATGTACTCCATGTGGTCATAACCTTAATAAGTTTTGTATTTGTCCTAATCAAACTTTTTCAGCTCTAACCATGAGATCAATTGCTAAATATAACAGTTTACAGGGTTGATGTTTCTAATCATAAAGAAGTAATCTATATAGGAGTATatgtttttttatattttaaaatatatatgTTACTTACATAAGCAGAATGTCAGTATCTTAAAGTGCTTATATTTGTGTTCCCATGGGATATGTAATGTAACAAGTATACCTGTTTGGTTTCTCCGTGCTACTTCCTAGCACGAATTTCTTTTGCATGCGTAGAGTACTAAATggagtctatttgcaaaatctcttTAGGGATaaatgtaacttttcgcgatgaatctaataacgataattaatcgatgattgactacagtaatATTACAGTAATTATCCTCAAATCACACGGTCaaaagtctcattagattctttaaagttcctagcgcaggggttcggaagttagttttgtaaactatcattatttagtacccctaattattagtcaaagttgCTACAGTTCCTAGcgtagcacaaaccaaacagggccattggATGCTTTGTTATCAATATTTTCCACTCAAGTCTCACGAGAAGAAAATGTAGGGGATCCTCGTCAACAAATTTTCATAACTTTTGACAATCTGATCGTTTTTGACAGGCACTACTGCTAAATCGACATTCGACATCCATGAAATCCCATTCTGAAACAAACCGTCTAAGCagctaattaattaaaaatttGCACAAATGTAACGTGGTTCAAAGCAACGCATAAACTGATAAACCTCATTACTTGC
This genomic interval from Panicum virgatum strain AP13 chromosome 8K, P.virgatum_v5, whole genome shotgun sequence contains the following:
- the LOC120644404 gene encoding cilia- and flagella-associated protein 91-like, with amino-acid sequence MASRRFFAYDPYDYYYADPYHYPYPYYPYQQQQPPAPSRGAGGFFADAAPEPVSVAPRPRVESSRPVSIPVCFVGSDPEPAGVAAAAEVPRKRAPSAEEAAVRVQAAARGFLARRSVLAVREVEREAAEAGGKIAREAAVLRADARARGAVGEALMRMLLRLDAVRGAREYRRRVTTRVLALQDAVDALEHKPAPVAAAAAEENESGVSNETPGESAVASELPDVVERSAEIEAKAAAEMEVGGGRAGGERGEAEEAEQAQDDGNVVAADKPEGSDAAGELGIVTEEPEPAAAPASLSDAPRPQEQAVAEIRTTETAAGGDGGLDARKVMEMAAALCERSAQQCAVIGALAERVDALERAVRRAEDAERRRRRAKKLRKEGKGSSHGKCYSD